Proteins from one Cicer arietinum cultivar CDC Frontier isolate Library 1 chromosome 3, Cicar.CDCFrontier_v2.0, whole genome shotgun sequence genomic window:
- the LOC105851251 gene encoding uncharacterized protein has protein sequence MDEHISSMPRMFRWTAKQTSGNVAYYRAKLDALRDTDIIWAPDYDQNAVTRFQSVSLFTGYIRWCFTMVPYLPERCIRQFGYTQHIPPTPPMLVARDVDVEWSMYRNSVRSLRARLHPAAYPHECVEGYIQWYYRISHPRMIPYVAAYAGPSYDADAVGGLIQQSLDLHMGGPEDEMRVLLERALYISRGGDYQ, from the exons ATGGATGAGCATATTTCCTCGATGCCACGGATGTTTCGTTGGACGGCAAAACAAACATCTGGGAATGTGGCATATTACAgggcaaagttggatgctttgagGGATACGGATATTATCTGGGCACCAGATTACGATCAGAACGCTGTGACACGATTTCAGTCTGTGTCATTATTTACAGGATACATTCGTTGGTGTTTCACGATGGTTCCGTATTTACCTGAGAGGTGCATACGGCAGTTTGGGTATACTCAACACATTCCTCCTACACCACCGATGCTTGTTGCACGTGATGTCGACGTTGAATGGAGTATGTACCGGAATTCTGTACGATCACTTCGAGCTAGATTGCATCCAGCTGCATATCCACATGAGTGTGTTGAGGGATACATCCAGTGGTATTATAGGATATCTCATCCTCGGATGATCCCTTATGTTGCTGCATATGCTGGTCCTAGTTATGATGCTGATgctg TTGGTGGTCTTATACAGCAGAGTTTAGATTTGCATATGGGTGGTCCTGAAGATGAGATGCGTGTCTTATTGGAGAGAGCTTTATATATTTCTAGAGGAGGAGATTATCAGTAG
- the LOC101496519 gene encoding large ribosomal subunit protein uL30z-like — translation MAEEEPKALNYVPEVILKKRKNSEAWALRKKEQFQKKGFQFRKSKDFIKKPEDFIFEYRNREVDLLRMKRRLKGVKRKQPEQSTPNKPIIVIRIQGKQDMHPTTRKHLLSLGLRRIFSAVLVKPTDGVMAKLLRVEPYVTYGYPNLKSIKELIYKKGNAKIDKRKVPLTDNNIIEQELGQFGIVCIEDMVHQIDNVGPHFKEVVRFMWPFELNKPAEGLKGSKTRFKDGGDAGNREDLINELINKMN, via the exons ATGGCTGAAGAGGAACCAAAGGCTCTCAACTATGTTCCAGAGGTTATATTGAAGAAGAGGAAAAATAGTGAAGCATGGGCTTTAAGAAAAAAGGAGCAATTCCAGAAAAAAGGTTTCCAATTTAGGAAGTCCAAGGACTTTATTAAAAAGCCTGAGGATTTCATTTTTGAATATCGCAACAGG GAGGTGGACCTTCTTAGAATGAAACGCAGGCTCAAGGGCGTTAAGAGGAAACAGCCAGAACAATCGACCCCAAACAAGCCCATAATAGTCATTCGTATACAGGG GAAACAAGACATGCATCCTACAACCAGAAAGCACTTACTGAGTTTGGGATTGAGAAGAATATTCAGTGCTGTCTTAGTGAAGCCAACTGATGGAGTAATGGCCAAACTGCTGAGAGTGGAACCATATGTTACCTATGG ATACCCAAATCTTAAAAGCATAAAGGAGCTAATTTACAAGAAGGGGAATGCGAAAATAGATAAGCGAAAAGTTCCTTTGACAGATAATAACATTATTGAGCAG GAATTAGGACAGTTCGGTATTGTATGCATAGAAGACATGGTGCATCAAATTGATAATGTTGGTCCACACTTTAAGGAAGTTGTCAGATTTATGTGGCCCTTTGAACTCAACAAGCCAGCAGAAGGATTGAAAGGATCGAAAACCCGATTCAAGGATGGTGGAGATGCAGGGAACCGTGAGGATCTCATCAACGAGCTCAtcaataaaatgaattaa